Proteins from one Acidobacteriota bacterium genomic window:
- the efp gene encoding elongation factor P — MAITATLLRPGAVIMHNKDLHQVFSVEHRTPGNKRGFIQAKLRNLRTGAMMDYKFRAEDSVDKVVLDEVQMEYLYKDGDDYYFMNTENYEQLHLTRDTLGDAVEYLTPNLQIKIEFHDEKPVGVELPQTVDLTVIETEPGIKSATASSVTKPAKTETGLIVQVPPFIGEGEKIRVDTSEGTYLSRA; from the coding sequence ATGGCCATCACCGCGACACTGCTGCGCCCCGGCGCGGTCATCATGCACAACAAGGATCTGCACCAGGTATTCAGCGTGGAGCACCGCACCCCGGGGAACAAGCGCGGGTTCATCCAGGCGAAGCTGCGCAACCTGCGCACCGGCGCGATGATGGACTACAAGTTCCGCGCCGAGGATTCCGTCGACAAAGTGGTGCTCGACGAGGTCCAGATGGAATACCTCTATAAAGATGGCGACGACTACTACTTCATGAACACCGAGAACTACGAGCAGCTGCACCTGACGCGCGATACGCTCGGTGACGCGGTGGAGTACCTCACGCCCAACCTGCAGATCAAGATCGAGTTCCACGACGAGAAGCCGGTGGGCGTGGAGCTGCCGCAGACGGTGGACCTGACCGTGATCGAGACCGAGCCGGGGATAAAGTCGGCAACCGCTTCGAGCGTGACCAAGCCGGCCAAGACCGAGACCGGGCTCATCGTGCAGGTGCCGCCGTTCATCGGCGAGGGCGAGAAGATCCGCGTGGACACCAGCGAAGGCACGTACCTTTCCCGCGCGTAA
- a CDS encoding acylphosphatase — MAEAAQVETRRYVVKGRVQGVGFRFYVEREARSLGIAGWVRNAPSGAVEVLATGTREQQVALRGKLHQGPRAARVDDVSETEAQPVPELNTFRIEGAW, encoded by the coding sequence TTGGCAGAAGCCGCACAAGTCGAGACCAGGCGCTACGTGGTAAAAGGCCGCGTGCAGGGTGTGGGCTTCCGCTTCTATGTGGAGCGCGAGGCGCGCAGCCTGGGGATCGCCGGGTGGGTGCGCAACGCGCCCTCGGGCGCGGTAGAGGTGCTGGCCACCGGCACGCGCGAGCAACAGGTCGCGCTGCGCGGCAAACTCCACCAGGGACCGCGCGCGGCGCGGGTGGACGACGTCAGCGAAACCGAAGCGCAGCCGGTGCCGGAGCTGAACACGTTCCGCATCGAGGGTGCGTGGTAA